From the genome of Medicago truncatula cultivar Jemalong A17 chromosome 2, MtrunA17r5.0-ANR, whole genome shotgun sequence:
CAAACCATGGAGGTTTAAGGTTGAACATAAAATTCTGCATTGAGAcagaaaaagaaggaaaaaaaggacAAATGCTAACGACTACAAAATTTTCAGCTAAGCTTTATTCCAGTTGAATTCATGGAACAAAGAAATGGACTGAGGAGCAGGGAAAGATAAACTCAAATGACTATTGGGTTGCTTTAGACAGTTATATGATATCATAAGATGCTCACCCAGCAAACTATCCTCAAGCAACTTCAGCAAGTTTTTGCTTCACCAGGGAATGAATAATGCGCCCTCGCAGAGCAGTGGTAATGTTTATATATAACATACTTGTGTTAGCAGCCCCATTAAGCCACAAAAGGAGCTTGTGCCGTGCTGCTACTACCCTCTCCTTCCACACTAATCTATATGGAAATTACTTCAAAACTTTAGAAAATTCTCTAAGCAGCAAGATGTTTCTGATCATATATGTTTAACATAATTCATCAAGTCTCCAAATCAGGCTCTACCAGCACAAATCAATGGATCATTCAAATTCAacttggaaaaaaaatgaactcgTAATCACACTGTCAAAACAAGGGTGTGATAATCAGTACAGAATCTTCTAGTCCCTGCAAACAAACTGCAAATCATTGAACAGAGTCTTGTACATCCTCTCATTCATACCAACATCCCTCTTCTTAAATTCATCCAGCAATTCAAAAGCCTCATCAACCCTCCCTTCGTGACACAATCCTTCCAATACTGTCTTATAAGTAAGACAATCCGGCGACCTAGAATTCCCCAACATATCAAACATAACCTCAATAGCATCCTCAAACCTCCGTTCCAACGCAAGACTACAAACAATAATCACATAAGTACTCGTACTTGGAACCAAACATTTCACCCTCATTTCCTTATAAAACCCAAACCCCTGTTCCACCCTCCCTTTCTCACACAACCCCTTAGCAATATAACTATAACTATAAGCATTCGCCTCACAATTATACAACCCCATTTCACGAAAAACCCTAATGGCCTCGTCAACTTCCAAACACTTTGCATAAGCTTTAataatcatattcaaaacaaaaGTATCCGGTATAACCCCAATGGCCTTCATCTGCTTCGTTAAAGACCTTACCGAACGTAAATAAACATAACAAACGTTTAATTTATTAAACCTacgtaaaagtgagttgaacaataaagTATACGTTTCAAGATTAGGTTTAGCATCTTGTGAGTTTAGCATTATGTTGTAAACGTCGAAGGCGCGGTTGAAGAGGAATTTACGGGAGCAGCAGAAATGGAGGATGGTATTGAAAAGAGGGAGTGTGGGTTCACACGCGCCGGCAAGTACTTCTTCTACAAGGGTTTCAGCTTGTTGGTAATGGCGAGAGGTGGCGAGGTGGGTGATGATGGTGTGGTAAGTTAAGGAAGTGTGTTTGTAGGAACGTTGTTGGGATGTCCAACGGAAAATGTCGAGAGCGAGGTCTGGGTCGGATTGGGAGGTGAGGGCGTGGTTAACATCGGTTGGAGTGAAACCGGGTTTGAGGTGGTTGATCCAGGTTTCGAATTGTTTTTCGAGTGGTGTTTTGGATGGGGTTGTTGTTGGGATGGTGGAATAGAATAGAGAGGTGGAATAAACAGAGCGTAAATTGAACAAGCGTTTTGCAATGATGATATTGATGCCCATAGCCATATTTGATTGAATGATTGATATTGATAGGAATGAAGGGTGAGAGCAAAATGTCCAAAACCCTTTCTCACACAGTAGTGTTGTCCTTAAACTATAAAGTAATTGTAGAAGACGCCTTCATAACATGTAAATTTCTCAGGAAGTTGTCCCTCAACTTTTAAGCCCTCCCTGAAAACAAAAGGAACTTGATATATTTAAAGAATTTTAcgaaattataagaaaatttgaatgTCAAAACAAGTATTAATACTAAAAACAATTCGGAAGTCTGAATGCATTAAGAGAACTGGAAACATAACTCATAAATACTAGTTTCACAGTTCCGCAATCTCTACCTATAACtgaatcataaaaaataaacagtAAACACAAATATACGAGGATTCCCAGTATAGGCAAAGACTGAGAAGAAATCAGTaatcaaaagagaaaaagatagtATCTTGGAGGAAAGAGTAAAACCCAAAGAGTGAGAAGAGGGAGAGTCTTTGAATTAGCGATTGGAGGTTAGGGAAGAAAAGGGAGAGTCTTGAATCTTGATTGATAATAGATCAATTCAGTGGCAGACCAGACTTAAAAGTTTGGGATGGCCGCGATCAAAATATAACTTATTCATCTCTTTCAATATCATTGGCCTTCTTGTTGGAAAACGAATTGATTTTTTGACTCTTCATGCAAAGAaacaaatttgatcaaaatgatACTCATAATTATTGCAACaagaaattcaaataaaatcagAGAACCAACGTTGTTACAAGGACTCTGAGGTGCAAATTGATGATTGAAGTAGAAGATAGTATATAGTGACAGGTGAATATCTGAATGAAgtagttaagaaaataatttcaaacagagatgatgatgatgatgaatttttatCAGGTAAAGCAATTTGAATATCAGTAAGAAGTAATTGAGATACTTGTCATTATGCTAATGACGTCCAAAGACTCTTGATAGTgctaaacaatttaaaaataaaaaaaaaaaatgaaaatctacACCACAAGTGGACGAAAACGCATATATGATAGATAGACagtgtttcatcaaatcaaattcaaatatataCAACAATAGGCAAGCCTTCATTCAATTAAATAGTGAATTTCATCCAGACAGAGTGAAGTGAAACATGGTTTAGTGAGTTCAAAAGGTTATGTGAAAATTGAAGGTGAAACCAAATTCATtaacaaacaataacaacagCAAAGTAGGAACTGAAAAAGGGAAATCGAACCTGTGACGGACGAATGGAGAAGACAGAGAGAATACGATGAGTGTCCTGAGATGGAGGGCGTCGTGCCGGCGGCGTGATGCAGGGAAGGTGATGGGGTCGCCGGAGAGTAAGAGTGAATGGAATGGAAAGGAGAGAGTTCTTtatgtttagttttattttggcttcggtcccttaacttatttttttaatttcattttagaaCATAGCTATAaagtattttaatttggtcctaTAAATCCTATGTCCTTAGAATTTTTGCAAAATCCGTTAACTCTCACGTGTCCTTTAAGATTTGTATCATAACAAAACCAAATGGGTGTGGTGATGGGGTGTGtttgccatttaaaaaaaaaaagaagagaaagaggataCGAGGATTGCAGAATGAGAAGAAGGAAATCCCACCAAGAAGATTAAGATATGTAACTAGCTGCtcttaataaacaaaaaatcctCTTCTTTAGAAAAGCTCACGGACACAAGCTTCTCCAACCATCGACCCAATTTACCCACAATTATATTTTGATGCTTTGCAATCGAATAGATGCCTGGGAAAGTGAATACAGAGGCCGAGAGAGATAAAATCTTTGATAGAGAGGAGATGAATCATAGAGAGGTTTATGTTTCTGCAATGAGCGACAAAAGAACGTTTCTATATAGCCAAAGTGGAATTAGTagtttcaattatttttgtttgtagaaatttatttaaagattaattaattaaaaaataatgagtttgtgttttaattttttgattttatgagattgttatatgaagatgatgaataaagatgaagaagaatagtagtgaaaatgatgaagagaaaaaattagGTATTAATCATTCACCGTAGACTCCAATAAACCTACATGATTGTTAAAATGTAATAGATAGGACCAAAAgaggtaataaaaaaaaacatttactcTTTGTTTTTTTCCAATGAATTGCACTACttcctctttttattttgttggttttaGAATATAGGGATAAATGTGTTTTTTGTCTaaataaatataccaatttttttagtaaatccctataaacaattatttttttgagtaaattcctataaacaatttttgtaatatttattgaaaaatataactgagtgtaatatattatttatcttttattttaaatttgttttgaataaggataagtagatttttttgttcaaataaaaatatacacatTTGTTAATTTAACAAGTGTGTATGTTGGTTTTCATTTGtatccaaaaacaattttttattattcaaaattgGTGTAAATTAACAAAGTGATTGTAAATTcaacatgataaatgattttttatttttatttttctagatgAAAAAATGGCACTTCTTAATTTACACCTCGGAAAATGAAAGGAAtttgttttctatttaaaaagaaattataataaGGAGCCGAGGGAGGTATTGAATTTCAAAGTTGTTGTAAATTATAGTAATAAGCAAGCAAAGCTGATTCAAACAAAAACCCCAACTTCAAAGATCATCACATTCAGTCATTCACTAACCAAAACCTAGAAACAACGAAGAATCACTCTCCAAACTTGTCGATGTCTCCAACACCATCAAAACCAGAAGTTCTCTTAACCAACAAATTCCTTAGCTTTTTGATATGGCAATCAATACCCTCatctttcatcttctttctctcctTCACCCTTCTCCCCATAACCCCTTTTTGGTCTTTTCCccttttccttcttttcaacTTCCTCTTCtccttttctctctccttcatcTCTTCACCTTCCTCACACCCCATTTTCAATCCTCTCAACTTCAAGCTCTCACTTACATTCCTCCTCTTCGTAGCCGCTGCCGCGGTCTCCGCTTCCGTTGCGGTTGTTTCGCTTTTTGGGTTTAACGATTTGGGAAAAGTTGGGTTCAGGGGTTTTCTTGCTGGTGCCATTTATGGGTTTCATTATGTTTTCAAACGACGTTGGGTTTTGGAGTTTCCCATTATTCAGGTTAAGCTTTTTAGTTAAATGGGTTTCTTAAAGTTTCAATCTTTCTTgtgtttgaattgattttgacttgttttgattttagtagaattgattttgacttttaagcTATAATCTAGAGTTTTTACAtgtagaaatgatatttaaaattgaatatttatatatcCAAACGTAAATCACCTGACTtttagtcaaaatcaattatacataaTCAATTTATTCAGGTTAAGCTTTTAAACCAAATGGGTTTGATAAacttagttacttttttttttatgtataattgattctagaagttgtagaattgattttgacatgctTGGACTTGGATGCTTtcatgtagaattgattttgcctataaaattgattctaaccTGAAGTTAGAGTGTGGAGTTTTTCcctctagaattgattttttacCTTGACTTTATCGCTCAACTGACTTTTACATCAATATTTCCAATCATAAATAACTCTCTTTTAGTCAAAACCAATTCTATATAaccaatttattcaaaattaatttttgtgacTGCTGAACCAagcatacattttattttttggaggTTGGTTTATTGTTTATTGTTGGTAACTGATTTTGGTTACTTTGTTTGTGTGCAGCGTCCTCCTTTCTACAATTTTAAGATGGGGATTCCTTTGGCTGCTAAACGTGCTTTTAAGCTTTCCACTGTTGCTTTCATTTTTTCTGCTATTTTATTGGAGATTATTCCACACCCTTTTAAGTGCAGCATTGCAACGAAGAAATTTGTTGCTGAGCAGattgtattttttgttgctaGTTTCGCTATCTTCTTCAGTTGGGAATTGACTCACAATTTACATACGGTTGGTGTTCCTTATATCTACACATTTGCTTAACTCTTGATTCATGTTTTCACTCGGCTTGAAATGTTGTTAATTTTGCGATGTTgtagagtattttttttatagctgTTTGTTAGTTGTCATTCTTGACAATTTTGATTTCGGTTTAGTCATTTACTATTATATACTGAATTTGCTAATCTCTAAATGAAACGGTGTTGTAATATCGTGATATGTTAGTTTGTCAAGTACATTGTTTTCTCTCAAACTAATGATCCCTGTGTTTGTCATTTCTCATTTATCGACCTAGTACATTAAACCTATGTCTTGTAATTGTGAATCTGTATCATGTTGTCATACATCAGTCATTTAGTGATTTGTTGTGTCATCATATTCTTTTGCATAGTGAATATCGCTGGCACCATCTATGTCCATGTGCTGCAGATGTGATATTTTTCCTTAGGATTTAGTTTTTGATGTAGACTAAAGTTTTGTTTTACCTTGGTTAGCATGGTTATGTTTAATATTTGGGATGTATTACTTGAATTGATATTCTAAATGTGCATCTTACTGTGTCTGTGCATTGTACTATGCACGAATGTTAACTCGAGTCTCTTTATTGGTCAAATACGTATAGGTTTTACATACCAAGAGATCCATATTTGCTCCCCCAAAAGGATCAGCAGCTGCGGAAACAAATCCAAGTGAGCACCTCCTTTCAGCTCTGGAGGAGAGTAATCCAACATCTCTTCTTCGATATCATGCTTATCTTGATCTCTGTATGGTTTCCGAGAACAATGTTGATACTTGGCGGCGTGCGGCATTTTTCGAAGAAACGGGTGAGACTTACAAAAGGGTAATTGCTGTGTGCTTGAGGCCTCTTGAACAACTTGCCTCGAGATTAGGTGAGGACTTGGGGAATTCTACCGACAAACCTACAAATCTATCTAATCAGTTAGCCTCCCCAACAGATGTGAAGCACGTTGAAGAACTGTATAACTTCCAGGTACATGTATGATTCTATTATTTGTAGATTGTTTATTGTCTGCTATGAAATCATTTACTTTTTTGGTATAACTGCGCAGCTTTGAGATTTTGGGTGGTCACACTAAATTTTTAAACTTGACtgtaaaaaaattctgaaacgGTGTCTTCTAGACCTTACTCTTTGAATTCCAGTTTTCACTTTGCGTATGATTTTtgtgaaatttattttaatttgtggaGCCAAAATGTTCTGGATGGATTATGCAGAGAAACGTGCTAggatataaaaaagaaacagaatGCACATTCAAATAAGAATCTTCTAAGACTCAAAACACTACAAAATTCTGATTGTTCTGGATGGATAATTTAATGTTGTTCTTGTATCAAAAGTGACAAAACTCAAGCTTTTGATACCCTGAAACCTCATCTTGTGTTTGTTTAACACATAAGTTCCTGCCTTGAAAACATGGTGTGTGCACATTGAACGAAGTGAAGGTAGAAACCTTATGCCCTCACTGAGCTTTGAAGTTTTTTCACTTGGTTGAAATTACAGGGATTGGATGCTCATAAAAAGGATAACAGGATATAATACATAAGTAATGAGACTCTAACCAACTATGATGTTATGCTGACATGAtccgtttgttatagcttttttcaaaatagatttttgtagtgtattatgtttttgttataatttttttaacaaagaaattttcaaatgaaaaatccGTTTGAATAGGATATCTTAAAATGTCATTctaagtatttcatcattttgttaaaaaaaaatttggatactaaattttgaaaaaatctctaaaaaaaaaagctatttcaaatagcttttcataaaaatcatttttgaagtcattttgaaaaaatatgtaatttttactatgtaaaatctcgaacaatgaatatttaagttagtgaatgtcaaaatctcttttttaacttatattaaatgagtttgaaataacttctactatttttgactaaatttccaaaaaatctatttttagaaatacaaagaaaaatccatttttttagaATCTAAAACAAACGGGCCTTTACTAACCCATTACTCTTATTATACTAATATGTCTAGTCAATATCAAGTTTAGTATAACTTGTACAGTTCATCTATGCAACAATCCTAGACAATAATATATCCTACTATATACTGAATTTTCTGTGTTACACCCGTAGAAAATGTAAAATTCCCCCTGCAACCAATCGTTGTGTTCTTGATATATAAGCCATCCCTCTTCACAtgtaaataaaagtaaaactaGAGAAAGATGGTGAACTGTTTACACGTGCTAAAGGTGGATAGACTTATCGTGGGAAAgaccatttttttataaaaccaaTGGTGGTGACAAAAAATCACACGTTCGTTGCCTTTGATGAACATGTAGACTTGTAGTGGTAGCACTGTTTGGGAGAGCTATGTATTTGGGGAGTTATGTATTTGGGGATTTAGGATTGACTTATTTAAGTTTATCTACCGGCTTAAACGCTTGTGACactgtttgggagagcttatgagATGTCCATTAGATGTTTTCAGTTTATTTCCACATGCcctctccaagatagcttgtgaaaacaacttataacttatgaaaagtttaactttattttatcttttgttataaaaatagcttatatataaacaattatATATAACTTGTGACactgtttgggagagcttatgagATGTCCATTAGATGTTTTCAGTTTATTTCCACATGCCCTCTACAAGATAGCttgtgaaaacaacttataacttatgaaaagtttaactttattttatcttttgttataaaaatagcttatatataaacaattatATGCTGAAAGCTTAATCTATAAGCTCTCAACAAGAACTTTGTATGTATGCGAGTTATTAAAAAACTTTTGTTTGCTTTTGCATGCAGCTATATGCTTGGTGTTCAAGGATTGTTGCCTCACTAACTGCCTGTTCTCGCAAAGAAGATAAGTTTGGGGCTGCTCAGCTTTCTGGGAGTAACGCTGCTGTGGTTTCGACCCTGATATCATGCCTTCTTGCTGTCGAGAATTTCATGGGAAAGAAAACAAACCTGCAATCACCAAATCAGCTGTTGGGATCTGCTGGTATCAAATGGGCAACGGCGAATAGTGGAAGATTAGATATTGCAGCTGCTtctgttaaaagaaaaaacggGCCAGTAAATTCAAAAGCTTATGCTATTGCCGACGTTCTCAAGACATCGATCTACCAAATAGTATCTGCATTCCATGATGAGATGTTGTCTGGTACTAAATCAAGTCTTCTGGAGAAGGACTGGATCACAAGCGAGAAACCACTTTTCGGTACTCGTGAGATGCTTATACAAAAATTACGTCTTTTCCTTGATTTTCGGGCTACCTAGATGTTACATTATTTGTGAGAGGCTATACAAATCGGATGTTGCAAGCAGAGTTTATAACAATATGAATATGGAAGGGATGGAAGGAAAAGTTTCTCAATTTTGTTGTCCGAAATTTGAGATGGATATTAATCTGTAGTGATTATGTTGAACATACTTGCATTGACTGGTGTGAGTTATCgatcggttttttttttttccttgataATTTAAGTGCTTCTCTGAAaggagagattttttttttaagatagaGTTGTGTCTGTGATATGGAAAAAtcgatatacccacatctttaaaaaaaaaaatggaatgtgaattttatatataaattttggaTAATTTAAGATGTTGAATATGTAAGACTGTAAGTATGTTAATTTTGGTACTTGATTGGTTCTTACAAGTCACGAACAAGTGGTAAATTTTTTACTTCTCCAATTTAATGGCTAtaggtgaatttttttttttctgccctaTTTCTtgccaaaaaacacaaaactgctctactttttcttaaaattgcataaatgcccTACTTTTTCTGGTACCCCTGTCACCACACAATCCCAAGTTGCGGGGTATCCTCAAAGTTGACGaattttttgtccttattaCACCCCACAACTCCAAGTTGCGGggtactttctttatttttttttttaaatttttaactacCAAGCAAGATGGACTTGCGaggtagtttttattttttatttttttaaatttaaatacccCACAACTTGGAGTTGTAAGGTATTTATCATGTTTTCTGCgccaataacaaaaaaaatagaaaaaaacttaattttaataaactaATAACAAATATACAATTATTACAAATGTCCTCCTGTCCCACACCTTCGTCTTCGATGATTTCTTTGACGATTTACTTGAGCGTCATGTTGGGTTTCGTCATTGTTATCTGTAGTTGATTGTGTCTGACTGCCATAACCCAACGTCAACAACACATCGTGTTTCCTTGTTGGCCAACCCATATCCAGAAATTGTTCATTGGAGTTCAACGCATCTGGAGAGAAGTGAGATAGTGATTTGTTGGTGTTGGCTGGTTGTAGTTTTGGTTGGTGTACATTGGGTATTGGGGGTTGTtgtaggggggggggggggggggggggggttaaTTGGTGTTGGACGGTCCAGCTTGGCTTGGGTCATTATAGGAGAAGTAGTTACTGTTGGATGGTCCAGTTTGGTTTGGGTCATTGTAACCAAAGTTTGACATTGAATTTAGTTGGTAAGTTGACTGATAATGAGGGTTATATGCATTTCTTGGGGTGGTATATGGTGGTGGTTGGATGATATTTTGTTGTGGGGTGTCAAGAAAATCATACATTATAGAACCTTGAGTGTTTTGTGTTGTAGGTGGTTGGGATTGAGGATCATCTAGTCGATTAAGAAAGTCTTCGTCCCAAAAATCATCATGAATTGGTGGTTGGTTGTTGTGAATTTCAGGTTCATGCTCTAGTTCTATCTCCagctcttcttcttcttctggatCTGAATTTATTGGCATTCTGTCAATTGAAATCCTTAGACGTGGATTGCAAGTGGTTGTCAACCAATCAATATACGAATGAGTTGGGGTGAGAGATTTTGGCCGCATTCGAGGTAATGTATAAAGTCGTCGATTGTCCCAATGTTCGCTCTCTTGTGGAAAGCGAAAACCTTTTGATTCGTACCACGCCTTGTACCGTTTGTCCAACTTATGGAATTGCTGCATGTTTATTGGGGCCCCTGGTATTTCTTGTGGCAAACCAAATTGGAGCTTGACCCTATCAGTTGGATGCCATTCAACtttatcaaaacatataagGTAAGTTGTTGCAGTACAATCCCAATAGTCAGCAGGAAAATCGTGTGGAACTCTCTTGTATGGTCTCCATTTAAACTGGGACAAAAGAGAATATTTAGTGTATtgttaataattttgttatatatatgtatatatatgtgaAGGAATAATTCAAAAATGAAGGATATATTACATCATGTTGTAGTATGTCATCAAACTGTTTTCTGTAAGATATAGTGTCATGGCTTGGATTGTCGTAGTACCTTGAACCTACTCCTGTCCAtctaacaaattaaattaaaaaattagatttactaaaaaaaaaaatagtaataggCGAGAATATGTGCgggaatt
Proteins encoded in this window:
- the LOC11440827 gene encoding pentatricopeptide repeat-containing protein At3g25210, mitochondrial, with the protein product MAMGINIIIAKRLFNLRSVYSTSLFYSTIPTTTPSKTPLEKQFETWINHLKPGFTPTDVNHALTSQSDPDLALDIFRWTSQQRSYKHTSLTYHTIITHLATSRHYQQAETLVEEVLAGACEPTLPLFNTILHFCCSRKFLFNRAFDVYNIMLNSQDAKPNLETYTLLFNSLLRRFNKLNVCYVYLRSVRSLTKQMKAIGVIPDTFVLNMIIKAYAKCLEVDEAIRVFREMGLYNCEANAYSYSYIAKGLCEKGRVEQGFGFYKEMRVKCLVPSTSTYVIIVCSLALERRFEDAIEVMFDMLGNSRSPDCLTYKTVLEGLCHEGRVDEAFELLDEFKKRDVGMNERMYKTLFNDLQFVCRD
- the LOC11438321 gene encoding uncharacterized protein, translating into MSPTPSKPEVLLTNKFLSFLIWQSIPSSFIFFLSFTLLPITPFWSFPLFLLFNFLFSFSLSFISSPSSHPIFNPLNFKLSLTFLLFVAAAAVSASVAVVSLFGFNDLGKVGFRGFLAGAIYGFHYVFKRRWVLEFPIIQRPPFYNFKMGIPLAAKRAFKLSTVAFIFSAILLEIIPHPFKCSIATKKFVAEQIVFFVASFAIFFSWELTHNLHTVLHTKRSIFAPPKGSAAAETNPSEHLLSALEESNPTSLLRYHAYLDLCMVSENNVDTWRRAAFFEETGETYKRVIAVCLRPLEQLASRLGEDLGNSTDKPTNLSNQLASPTDVKHVEELYNFQLYAWCSRIVASLTACSRKEDKFGAAQLSGSNAAVVSTLISCLLAVENFMGKKTNLQSPNQLLGSAGIKWATANSGRLDIAAASVKRKNGPVNSKAYAIADVLKTSIYQIVSAFHDEMLSGTKSSLLEKDWITSEKPLFGTREMLIQKLRLFLDFRAT